AGGCAATGCCACTAAAGGGACAgttaataaacacttaaaaagagATGTCAATTTCCATTTTCAATATGAAACACTGGACTTGGTAAGTGCTGGAAAAGTCGAGAGCCGTGGTTGTCACCCTTCCCTTGTGAAAAGGTCATCTGAATCATGAAGGGGtagtgacccacaggttaagaaatGCCAACTGGCTCTGTAGTAGAACCGGGGCAATATCTCCTGTTACACATGTTTCTAAGTATTCAAGTATATTTCCAAGAACATTCTCTGGCATGTGATAGGTATTTACTTTGTCCCTCAGGGAGTGCATTAGAATAAGCATTGTGACTGGAATAGTCGTGAGGTCATGGTAGTTTGCAGGGCAGGTACTTTTCTGGAAAGGGTCAAGAAGGTGGACATAGGAGTGGTGCTAAAGGACACAGgggacagagaaaatatttttaatacaagcAGAGAAAGACCACTGGCAACTGGAGACTTCTAAGAGagctttggattttattttactagAATGAGATATGAATCTATGCCTCCTGATATGAAAAGTCTGGAGAACCTTACGTGGTTTCCAAAAAACGACAATGTTAACTGCTAGAACTGAGTAGGAGATGATGGAATAGAACTTccttaaaaatgaattcaaatataTCAGCATATGCAGTCAACTCATTTGCTGACTTGAAGAAGTCTTCTAAACCTATTATTGCCTGTAATGAAAGACTATATGCACTAATCACAACATGCAACCGTAACAGTGCTCACAGCATCTAAAAAATCATGATACAGGGATTTTTCGATAGACTCAGCACATTTTGCATTCTGAAACCTGATTGGCTGCTCTAGATGCTCTGGATGATATAAATTGGGGCCCAGAGTTGGAAGAAGTCAAAGGATCAAGCATCCCTGAGCTTCAGACAGAAACTCACTCAGAACACATTCAAAGGTATGTGGAGTTTATTCATAATTTACGATCTTAATTGGGGTCATTTTCCTCTGAATTTTATGTTTCAAAGGTGTGAATATATTGcacatttctattactctgtgccATCCACACCATATGTGCTTCTTCagctttacataattaaattatAGTCTCTGATCACTGAATGAATGTTCAACTTTGTGGTACAGCAATGCATCATTTCTCTAAGTTTTAGGTCAAGGATTCCAAAGCTTTTATGGAGCCAGATTTCACACCAaaatgtttatttgcttttttaaattaggATAGTGCTTTAACAGGCTATGACCTACTTCTTTACAAAGCTTTGTTTAATTATATCAAGTGTAAATGCTTTTTTCTTATTAACTTAACCTCTGTAAAAAGAATAGATTTAGAAGGTAGAAAATCTCAATGTACTTTTCATAGCCAGCACCATTACATGTTACATTCATATCTTATATGTACTTCATGGTGTTGTCATAAAACAATGTATATTTTTGAGTATGGCCAGTTCTTGCTTAATGTCTCAATGACATTAATATGTAGGATTCCACTGTTGACAAGCAAAAAGATGATGTTACTGATGAAAGACAGAATTTTTTAGGTAGAATTCATTTAGAACCATTAAAGAAGCAGAGAATGGTAGCACTGTGTCCTCCCTTTAGTGTAACCGCATCTTTTGATTTCCACCTGGAACTCAAAGGTGTTATGAGAGATTCTTGCCTAAAATTCTCCAGATGGTGACATCTGGACCTAAACCAACTCTTCCATTAGTCTATTCTGGAAAATTACTCaaaattttctcaaataattaGTCCATGCTTTTAAGAGTAGCACTGTTCAAGTGGGCTGTACCCAACAAGAACATTTTTATGTCTTCTTacaaaagtataaaattacatTCACTTTGATTATCTCCTCAACTTTTCTATTTGATCCGGTTcttttaatcattatttataGATCATTTACCTCCTATGAATCTataggctatatatatatatctatatctatctgatNNNNNNNNNNNNNNNNNNNNNNNNNNNNNNNNNNNNNNNNNNNNNNNNNNNNNNNNNNNNNNNNNNNNNNNNNNNNNNNNNNNNNNNNNNNNNNNNNNNNtatatatatacatatatatatatatatacagaaaaatggCATACAAAAACATTTTGGTAGATAACTTGTCTTCCTATAACTTTTTAACCTTTAGCTAAACTGAAAGGCCTCTGTAGCATAATTACAATAGAGAAGCAATGCTATAGGTTCAAAATGGGAATCACATATGAATGAAGTCCTTTATCAAGAAGAACCCCATCTTTTTATTATCAGTACACTAAAGTGgactatataaatgtatgaaacataattatgtttattcctataaaaatacatttttaaatggctggTGTTAATTTCCATTTCAGAACCATCAAGAAATGGGGACCTGGATTTTGTTTGCCTGCCTCCTGGGAGCAGCTTTTGCTATGCCCGTGAGTAAAATACCCCTTTTATTGACTGTATCCAATTTCACAAGCTTGGAAATATAAATCTGCCCCCAATGGTTGGTGGATTTCAGGGTTTCATTCAGCACAAGATCTAATATCCCCAAGTGTCTAAGTGTTGAAGAATCCCTTaaggaacttttaaaaaagaaacccacaaatgTCTCCACCACAGATTGTGACTCAGTACGGCTGAAACAGGGCCAAGCACTCCACATTTTAACAAGCATTTTAGCCCCAGAGAACTCTGCCATAACAATTACCTTGTAAGCACCACTGCTGTCTCCACAAGGAGTAATCTTGAAGGAATCCTTGAAAGGCTTCCAGAGAAAGTGTTTACTCAACCTTAGGCAAATGTGACATCCAACCAATCTCTAAGACTTAATTCCTCACaagtttcaaattttcttcttgcCTTAAGGAGGTAACATTTCTATATTTGATACTCCGACTTGTACCACCTCACTCTTCCCCAAGGACCTCCCACTCTGGTGCATTGATTTACACCTTAGGTAGGACTTGACCTTAGCACGTTTATGGAATTCTGCTTATGCCAAATGCATAGATAGCAAGCAGTTATAGTAGAAGGTCTGTACATTACTGTTCAAATGTACCAAAGACCAGGAAGCCTAGCCCACTCTCCAGACACAGGTACATAATGGCAGGAAGCTAAGAACATACAGTAGCAAAGCTTTTTGGTGGTATAAAGAATATTCGGTACAACAGAAGCCAGTAAGCTTGTAtacctgcctctcttctctcacaCAAAAGACCAAGATTTTGTGCTATGTGCTCTTTAAATCCTGCATTTTGATGATTCCTTGTTCTCTGAGAAGCTGACATTTATAAATTCACCCCCTTTTAATACCCCAGTCTCAGAGAGCTTATATCAAGATAAAATAGGGAAGACAGCTACCTAACTAATGTTCATTTGCATTCAGATGAGAGTGAATAAATTGGGCTGCAAAACACAAGCATTTTGGAAGAGTAGATTTGAACTGACCTTTTAGTAGCTTTGTGTCTGAGGGAGGTTTTCTGCTTTATGCTCactcctttctgtctcctgcccccaccaccaACCACAACTCCCTAGTCAGCTGACCCCACTTTGAGAAGCACAGACAGTTCTGGTTTAGAAAATTGTCCAGGTTGATTTTTATTTGGAACTTCTAAATTTCTGTCATAAATCattaatagaataataaaaagggTTGGCCTTGATCTTCAATACAtccattattttattgttcaGGGGATGGATTTaggatgtttatattttattactctCATCTTGTTCTCACATTGAACAATAGAGTTAgggtgttatttatttactttgcatgTTAATTACTAGGAAGCCCTTTGATACTTCAAAACTTAACCAGCTGATCTTTAAAGGGACTCTAGGTGAAACGATTCCTTGCTTGTTGCTATTTTTCAGTTGTGTAATAGAAATACACCTCTTTCCTAACACAGAGGGAGTTTGATCAACAAGTAAATGGGTGGCTGGAAATGGGTAGGATTCTTTGACTATGACCCCTGGGAAAGTCATTTAGCTAATCAGTGCCTCTTTAAAATGAGAAGGCTTCTCCACCACAGTATACATGCTCAGGCTAAAAGTAGACCTCAAATACATTCTGtactatgtatatatttttttaaaaaaaaaaagctttagacATTCTTAATGTGAACAATTGATATTgacttaatttcttctttcttttcctctttctcctttttctttgtccccccccccctttttttctttcaatatgctttcttccctttctaaAAAAGCTACCACCTCATCCTGGGAGCCCTGGTTATATCAACTTAAGCTATGAGgtaatttttctatttactaATTTTGACCATTGTTTGAGTTAAAGATGTCCTGAGATCTGTAAAGAGTGGTGTATTGATTCTTCATTCAAGATGTTTCTCAAATGGTCACACTTTTTCAGTTCCCACCAGCAGCTTTAAGCCCCGACTGATGGCCTCAAATCTGCATTTCCCAGCACCCTTCTACCTGATCACTCTGACTCAGCCTCTACTTTTAAACCTAGTTTTAAATGTATCCACCATGAACTACCACTCAGGAAGGCTCCATGATAGGGCAGCAACTGAACTCGGCTTCAACAGTCTTGTTCTATGCCAGCCTATAAAATTCGAGGAGTAAGTAAGATGTTAAAATCTTTTCTAGCTGGAAAAATTGATGATTCAAAGACATCCACAAGCGGTGGGCATTTCTCATTGGCTCTGCTAAGTGATCAAGGAAAAGTGGTTTCAAAGAGTCTCTTCAGAGTGACAGAAAGCAGAAGAATTCTAGAAACAGGGTTTGGGGGTCTCCTCAAAGGCATGCAAATTCTATGACCTTGGGAAGATCTATTTTTCCCCATGGAACTTTGGTTTCCTCATCTAGAGAAGGGAGACAATGATAActacatttcaaaaatattatttggaGAATAATAAAGGGCATGGAAAGAGCTATGCCACTCATAACTTGAGTGAGGTTAGTAGTTTTTTGTTGTATTGATTAAATGATGTACCATACAAGAGAGTTATAAATCTGAGTCTAACTAATAAGGCAATACTGTCTAGAGAGAGATGAAATTCTTTATTTATCTCACAGGTTCAGATAAAGATATGAATCTGTTTACTTATATAAACTGAAGAAAATTGCTGGTAGGAATCTGAGgcaaattttactgttttatcttaaaatgttGATATATTTGATCAAGAAATCTATGTCTTAAGGATGAAAGGAAAGGTTtccaccttttttctcctttgtgatatgaaataagaaagaatcaaATGAATATTATATCACATTGTTGTgtcataaatttttaattgtttgttttgctctttcaaTGAAGAGCAGGAACTGTGGAATTAAATCGAATTACTACTTTTGTAACTTCAGCTAAGTGAATGAACCTACCTGAGTTTTCATAACATTACCTATAAAAGTGAGGGTGATACCTGCCTCAGATCATGTGAGAAAACATGAAAAGTGGATGGGATGGATATAACACAGTACCTGACACATAGGAAACATCCAACAAATGTTtaccttcttctttcttttgtagaAGTCACATTCTCAGGCTATCAATACTGACAGGACTGCATTAGTGAGTCTATATTTCATACTGCATTAGTGAGTTTAGTATTTAGTTCTTATGTAGTTAAACACAATCAAATGCATTCTAATGTCTCTTTCTCTTAAGGTGCTTACCCCTTTGAAGTGGTACCAGAGCATGATAAGGCAGCCGGTATGTAAACATTTTGTTCTTCATTCCCTTTAGAGAATAGGCATGCATTTTAATTCCCTTTTAACTGAAATATCATGTCTACTCCATCTACAAACACTAATGGGAATTTTAGTTTGTAAAAGGTCATATCTGTGTACACTGTTAGAAattcttgcaaaggaaaaaatgactaaaatattcATAAGGTCATAATAACAAACACTACTGCTACTTCTCCAGTTAGAAATCAACTGAGCCAATGGTAAACCTGACTCTTTGTTTCTCACCAGTATCCTTCCTATGGTTACGAACCCATGGGTGGATGGCTGCACCACCAAATCATCCCTGTGCTGTCTCAACAGCATCCCCCGAGTCACACCCTTCAGCCTCATCACCACCTCCCAGTGGTGCCAGCTCAACAGCCAGTGGCCCCCCAGCAACCAATGATGCCAGTTCCTGGCCACCACTCCATGACTCCAACCCAACACCATCAGCCAAACATCCCTCCATCTGCCCAGCAGCCCTTCCAGCAGCCCTTCCAGCCCCAAGCCATCCCACCCCAGTCTCATCAGCCCATGCAGCCCCAGTCACCTCTGCATCCCATGCAGCCCCTGGCACCacagccacctctgcctccactgTTCTCCATGCAGCCCCTGTCCCCCATTCTTCCTGAGCTGCCTCTGGAAGCTTGGCCAGCGACAGACAAGACCAAGCGGGAAGAAGTGGTGAGTATACCTTGAAGCCAGAAACAGACAAATCCTAGGAAAGCGATTTCACAGAATTGGCCCCAGAGTTCTGAGTTCCAAAACAAACCAGACCCCAGAGTTGCAGACACTCAAGGTCTTTGCTTCTGTTAGTCCAAGCATACATtgtatctttttccttctttttcacaAATGATTTGCTGACATGTCTTGGTAATTAGCACCATGGATTTTGTGGTAAATTTAAATTCTAATCATTGAATTATCAGCAGACTCTGCATTACTGAAAAGCAACCATTTAAGAGTAACAGAACAGGTGAATATCATTTTTTCTAGCATTTCAAAGGGTTGACTAGTTTGAAGAGGCTAAAACTACAGGAAGACTATAAAAGGAGTAATTTTTGAGAATGAAGAGAACCAATATTTGAACAAGATGAAAGAAGTAGAGGGGAACTATCTTTCAGGACTTATAGGAAAATTGCCTGTCTAAAGTGATCATTCAACTTGAAAGTGGCTAAATTAGTGAGACTGTTAGGTTCTTCTTCAGTACCAGGACTCCACAGACTAAGTGTTTGACAAGAGGTTGTCACAATTTAGCAGTAAATGCTCCCGTGTTACAGAAAGCTCTTACAAACAAGTGAGAATAGTTAATGAAATGATCCTTATGCACACAATAttggttatatatatatgaaatgatgtgattatactATGCACATGGATTCAAATGTGATAAATGCTATTAATGATTTGCTACTAAGAATCAAAGAGAAGTGAGGCAGGAGTGACCTAGATTCTAGTCCTAGCTTTtccctcaaaaaaagaaagtggtgGTAGGGTACCAAGTTGCTTCTATTTTGGAGGTGATTCCCTTCTTCAaaacagggaaaggaaaaaacaGACAACTCTAAATAGTATTGCCATAGTTTCCTTATAAGAATACTGTCATGCATGTCTTCACAATTCTATGCCTGTTTATGAAATGAGATAGAGCTTTTAGTAGTTGACTAGAATTCAATAACCTGGTAGCTATCCCTGATTATCATAGACTAAGTACATGTTCTCTGTTTGCATGCAAAGGGGGTTTATTTGTGTCTCTATTAATGATTAACACTGTGGATGTGATCATGTGTTTTTATCTTGCCCAAACTATTTGTGGAAAGGTGACTTTGGGGAGGTAGTATGAACTTTTtagactcagttctctcctgcttaaaattagagaaaaaatcCTGATGATTGCCTAGAGTTGCCttatctaaaatgaaataaagtaatgAGATTACAGCAGGAAACACTTGATGCAAGGTGGCAGCTACTATTATATCATTAAATAATATGTCTTAGAGGCTTGAACATAAGGAACTTCTACTTAATAGCAAGATGAGGAACTTCAGAAATTACAGAATCAAACTCAATGGTTGTACATTGTTTTACAAAACTGAAGCCATAACTTATTATTGTAAATAGTATTCACTAGGACTGTTTGTAAATTATGTTAATTGTTCCTTTTGCTATATTTTTTCAGgattaaaaaattcagaaaatgagaGAACCGAAGTGGATACTTCGGTTGTTTTTAGGAATAACTCAAGAACACAATGATTTGTGCCTACAATCACTTAGTAAATTCTGTAACTAAAAATAAGTATCATTAGcagataataaaatgttttaaaaatcattcatgtctttgtgttgaattaaatttaaaatttcctatCACTTGAGAGAACTTATAAGTGACTATTTGTGAATAATGTAGGGACTGGTCATTTGCTCCTACAAATTGACCATTTAGCAGGCAAATAATGACTATATGTCTTCTTAGAGAACCTTTATAGTATCtcaaatcttttcttaaaaatagaaatttgtaCATCATTAACAAATAGCTGAGGAAGCTAAAGAAATTTCAGCATGATAGTCATTGAACCTGAACCAAATGAAAGCCAGTTTAGAAGAAAAATTCTTTACATTGAAAAGGATAAACTTTAAGAATTGCTTATATTCTAAATCAAATTAGGACTTGGAGCTCTAGCTTTATTCTTCACACCACATTAGTAATCAAAATCTGGTCTTTTGAActcattttacagaaaaaaatattttcagtgaaaTTATGTTATATGTAGAGTATTTCACTGAGTTTGAAATTATTGAAATAATCATTTTGCCtaagaaaaatttaataatgGAGCTTCAAACAGAGAACTGCAGTGATTTTATACACAAGTCATTTCTTTCACTTCATAATCTTTAAGCTGATGAAGCCTACCGCATGGTCTTCAAAACGTTAACAGATGCATAAAATGGACTTAAAAGAAGTTTTCTTTCCCActcatatttatatttgaatcaTTTTTTCCTCTTACACCCACACAAAATTGTAAACAGTCTTTGCAGGGTTTATATTACACAGCATCCACAGTAACTTTATTCCAGTACCTTCATGATTTAAGGTCCCTTAATCAGTTTCTGGAATGTATAAACATAACTTTACTGGGAAGGTATCAATATGCAGACAAataagttgatttttaaaaaactgaaatgcaataagaaaggtaagaaaacatttaatcaattATCATAGGCCACTTTTAATCAATTGACTAAATATTTCTCAAGCACTCAGTAGATTAGGTACTATACTATATGTAATAGTAAAAACAGTAATTGCCTATCCTTACAGAAAGGGATGCAATAAGATAGCTAATCAACAGTAAAGGATGCCCAAATGGCATTAATCCTACGGCACATAGCAGTCACAATTAAAAGC
This is a stretch of genomic DNA from Microtus ochrogaster isolate Prairie Vole_2 chromosome X, MicOch1.0, whole genome shotgun sequence. It encodes these proteins:
- the Amelx gene encoding amelogenin, X isoform isoform X2, with product MGTWILFACLLGAAFAMPLPPHPGSPGYINLSYEVLTPLKWYQSMIRQPHPPSHTLQPHHHLPVVPAQQPVAPQQPMMPVPGHHSMTPTQHHQPNIPPSAQQPFQQPFQPQAIPPQSHQPMQPQSPLHPMQPLAPQPPLPPLFSMQPLSPILPELPLEAWPATDKTKREEVVLNPMKWYQGMPRHPLNMETATEK
- the Amelx gene encoding amelogenin, X isoform isoform X1, which codes for MGTWILFACLLGAAFAMPLPPHPGSPGYINLSYEVLTPLKWYQSMIRQPYPSYGYEPMGGWLHHQIIPVLSQQHPPSHTLQPHHHLPVVPAQQPVAPQQPMMPVPGHHSMTPTQHHQPNIPPSAQQPFQQPFQPQAIPPQSHQPMQPQSPLHPMQPLAPQPPLPPLFSMQPLSPILPELPLEAWPATDKTKREEVVLNPMKWYQGMPRHPLNMETATEK